The Nitrosomonas cryotolerans ATCC 49181 genome includes a window with the following:
- a CDS encoding adenylosuccinate synthase — MTKNVVVIGTQWGDEGKGKVVDWLTDHAQGVVRFQGGHNAGHTLVIDNKKTVLHLIPSGILRDKVICYIGNGVVVSPEALLKEVDMLENAGVNVRERLKISEACPLILPCHYALDNARETARGVDKIGTTGRGIGPAYEDKAARRAIRLQDLFYRDRFAAKLGEMLDYHNFVLKHYFKAPIIDFHKTMDEALCQAERIKPMVADVAQLLFNAYKAGNSLLFEGAQGALLDIDHGTYPFVTSSNCIAGAAAPGSGVGPQMLHYVLGITKAYTTRVGAGPFPTELDDEIGKHLAVRGNEFGATTGRPRRCGWFDAVALKRSIQINGVSGLCITKLDVLDGVETLNLGVGYRFNGDNDSEHMPVGADDLARCEPIYEKMPGWQDNTAGIKQFEKLPKAAQNYLKRIEEVCGVPLDMISTGPEREETIVLRHPFK, encoded by the coding sequence ATGACTAAAAACGTTGTGGTTATTGGTACACAATGGGGTGATGAAGGCAAAGGAAAAGTAGTTGACTGGTTAACGGACCATGCGCAAGGGGTGGTCCGTTTTCAGGGTGGTCACAATGCTGGGCACACGTTGGTTATTGATAATAAAAAAACTGTGTTACATCTGATTCCTTCTGGAATTTTACGCGATAAAGTTATTTGCTATATTGGTAATGGCGTTGTGGTGTCGCCGGAAGCATTACTGAAAGAAGTTGATATGCTTGAAAATGCCGGTGTTAATGTACGTGAAAGGCTCAAAATCAGCGAGGCTTGCCCTCTTATTTTGCCCTGCCATTATGCACTGGACAATGCACGTGAGACTGCCCGGGGCGTAGATAAAATTGGCACAACAGGACGTGGCATTGGTCCGGCCTATGAAGACAAGGCTGCACGACGTGCAATACGTCTCCAAGATTTATTTTACCGAGATCGTTTTGCCGCCAAATTGGGTGAAATGCTCGATTATCATAATTTTGTTCTGAAGCATTATTTTAAAGCACCTATAATTGATTTTCATAAAACTATGGATGAAGCGCTTTGTCAGGCAGAGCGAATCAAACCCATGGTCGCAGATGTAGCGCAGCTATTATTTAACGCTTATAAGGCGGGCAATAGCTTATTATTCGAGGGTGCACAAGGCGCGTTACTGGATATTGATCACGGTACTTATCCATTTGTTACATCAAGCAACTGTATCGCCGGTGCAGCAGCGCCCGGTAGCGGTGTTGGACCACAAATGTTGCATTACGTACTTGGTATTACCAAAGCATATACTACCCGCGTTGGGGCGGGTCCTTTCCCCACCGAACTGGATGATGAAATTGGCAAGCATCTGGCTGTAAGAGGGAATGAGTTTGGCGCAACGACGGGACGCCCGCGTCGTTGTGGCTGGTTTGATGCTGTGGCATTAAAACGATCAATCCAGATCAATGGGGTTAGTGGATTGTGTATTACTAAGCTGGATGTATTGGATGGCGTGGAAACATTGAATTTAGGTGTAGGCTATCGGTTTAATGGTGATAATGATAGCGAACACATGCCTGTAGGTGCTGATGATCTTGCTCGTTGTGAGCCGATTTATGAAAAAATGCCTGGCTGGCAGGATAATACAGCAGGAATTAAGCAATTTGAAAAATTACCAAAGGCCGCGCAGAATTATCTGAAGCGTATAGAAGAGGTTTGTGGGGTTCCGCTGGATATGATTTCAACAGGACCAGAGCGAGAAGAAACGATTGTATTGCGTCATCCGTTTAAATAA